One window from the genome of Vibrio sp. VB16 encodes:
- a CDS encoding YkgJ family cysteine cluster protein, translating into MKECNSCGKCCIKYGDGDIWATKDEIDLWEIFNPNIFEYVKNDEIWFDSESGMRLKRCPFLDIVPNINALAPKKYTCSIYLDRPEDCRHYPSLISEMIRDECEMIEVVDLEKQKQAQIKLDLLMQDSRPPSY; encoded by the coding sequence ATGAAAGAGTGTAATTCATGTGGTAAATGTTGTATCAAATACGGAGATGGCGATATTTGGGCGACAAAAGATGAGATTGACCTATGGGAAATATTTAACCCCAACATTTTCGAATACGTTAAGAACGACGAAATTTGGTTCGATTCTGAATCTGGTATGAGGCTTAAGCGATGCCCTTTTCTTGACATTGTACCCAATATAAACGCGCTCGCGCCAAAAAAGTATACATGCAGTATTTACCTAGACAGACCTGAAGATTGCCGTCATTACCCTAGCCTTATTTCTGAAATGATTAGGGATGAATGCGAAATGATTGAAGTTGTAGACTTGGAGAAACAGAAACAAGCACAAATAAAACTCGATTTATTGATGCAAGATAGTCGTCCCCCAAGCTACTAA
- a CDS encoding protein adenylyltransferase SelO, which yields MKLENTYQQLGTPFYQQIEPIPVIHPVLFLWNTPLAKQLTLPDYVESNAARLFSGNQLLEGSVPIALAYAGHQFGGFSPQLGDGRAHLLGEVLMADNRRLDIQLKGSGQTKYSRRGDGRCAIKPAIREYIMSEAMYALGVPTTRTLAVVMTGEDLYRGLSEPGAVVTRVAQSHIRVGTFQYFAAQGETDSLAKLLDYAIERHFPDINLTDEHRALVFLDAVIDKQIETIVHWMRVGFIHGVMNTDNVTISGETIDYGPCAMLGIYHPETVFSSIDTNGRYCFGNQPSIMQWNMARLAECLIPLISGEKDDIIKSLESRILNITDRYQAAYYQMMHNKLGLLEVSNNEFIDDLLTLLLDNKLDYTQSFIDLTQVLNQDDLSVSSIDSEWVEKWLSKIKQGDRVASLELMKQSNPVVIPRNHHVERVLEECKASGNNLSALKYLNVLLSPYQEITETHDYNDLPIDRDVSYQTFCGT from the coding sequence GTGAAATTAGAAAATACCTATCAACAGCTAGGCACGCCGTTTTATCAACAAATTGAGCCTATTCCGGTTATACACCCCGTACTTTTTTTGTGGAACACTCCGTTAGCTAAGCAGCTTACTTTGCCAGACTATGTGGAATCTAATGCGGCGCGGTTGTTTTCAGGCAATCAGTTATTAGAAGGTTCCGTCCCTATTGCATTAGCGTATGCCGGCCATCAGTTTGGTGGATTCAGTCCGCAGCTTGGTGATGGACGTGCACATCTATTGGGTGAAGTACTTATGGCGGACAATCGTCGACTGGATATACAGTTGAAGGGTTCCGGTCAGACGAAATATTCGCGTCGAGGGGATGGGCGATGCGCGATTAAACCCGCTATCCGAGAATATATAATGAGCGAGGCGATGTACGCATTAGGGGTTCCGACAACCCGTACACTGGCGGTTGTTATGACGGGCGAAGATCTTTATCGAGGGCTATCGGAGCCTGGTGCCGTTGTTACTCGTGTGGCGCAAAGTCACATCAGAGTTGGTACATTTCAATACTTCGCAGCTCAAGGCGAGACAGATTCTCTAGCAAAACTACTCGATTACGCCATTGAAAGACATTTTCCAGATATCAACCTAACGGACGAGCATCGCGCACTTGTTTTCTTAGATGCCGTTATCGACAAGCAGATAGAAACCATTGTGCATTGGATGCGAGTGGGTTTTATTCACGGAGTAATGAATACAGATAATGTGACTATTTCGGGGGAAACCATTGATTATGGTCCTTGTGCCATGTTGGGTATTTATCACCCAGAAACGGTGTTTAGCTCGATTGATACGAATGGTCGCTACTGTTTCGGTAATCAGCCATCAATTATGCAGTGGAATATGGCGCGACTTGCTGAGTGTTTGATTCCGCTAATCAGCGGTGAAAAAGACGATATTATTAAATCACTTGAAAGTCGAATACTCAATATTACGGATAGATACCAAGCGGCCTATTACCAGATGATGCACAATAAGCTGGGTTTGTTAGAGGTCTCTAACAATGAATTTATTGATGACCTTCTCACTCTATTGCTCGATAATAAATTGGATTACACTCAATCATTTATCGATCTGACTCAAGTGCTGAATCAGGATGATCTTTCCGTATCTTCGATTGATAGCGAATGGGTAGAAAAATGGTTGTCGAAAATAAAGCAAGGGGATAGAGTAGCCTCATTGGAGCTTATGAAACAAAGCAATCCGGTTGTTATTCCGCGTAATCATCATGTAGAACGAGTATTAGAAGAATGCAAAGCGAGTGGAAACAATCTATCTGCACTCAAATATTTGAATGTTTTGTTGTCTCCTTATCAAGAAATTACCGAAACCCATGATTATAATGACCTTCCGATAGATCGTGATGTTAGCTACCAAACCTTTTGCGGTACTTAG
- a CDS encoding NAD-dependent malic enzyme, with translation MNNKSQRPLYIPYAGRALLEAPLLNKGNAFNKEERALFNLDGLLPEAIESIEEQVERAYLQYQSFESDMDKHIYLRNIQDTNETLFYRLVENHITEMMPIIYTPTVGAACENFSNIYRRARGLIISYPNREHIEDMLNNASRNKVKVIVVTDGERILGLGDQGIGGMGIPIGKLALYTACGGISPAYCLPVVLDVGTNNPQRLSDPMYMGWRHPRVSKQDYNAFVDEFIQAVKSRWPEALIQFEDFAQKNAMPLLERYKDEVCCFNDDIQGTAAVSVGSLLAACKAAKSKISEQRIAFLGAGSAGCGIAEAIIAQMVSEGVSDEQARSQVFMVDRWGILTDDMPNLLDFQKKLVQKRAVLNEWDTEGNDVSLFEVMKNGKPTVLIGVSGAPGLFSEDIITEMHKHCKRPIVFPLSNPTSRVEALPEDILRWTNGEALVATGSPFDPVVIGDKTYPIAQCNNSYIFPGIGLGVLAARARRVTDEMLMESSRALAECSPLAINGKGALLPPLEEIRDVSIKIAFAVAKKAMEQGVASQRTDERIMQKIKENFWTPDYRPYKRTSF, from the coding sequence ATGAATAACAAAAGCCAACGCCCACTCTATATTCCCTATGCAGGTCGAGCCCTACTAGAAGCACCTTTACTCAACAAAGGGAACGCGTTTAACAAAGAAGAACGCGCACTATTCAATCTAGATGGTCTGCTTCCTGAGGCGATCGAGTCGATTGAAGAGCAAGTAGAGCGCGCCTACCTACAATATCAAAGCTTCGAATCAGATATGGACAAACATATCTATTTACGCAACATTCAAGACACAAACGAAACTCTTTTTTACCGCTTGGTTGAAAATCACATCACTGAGATGATGCCGATCATCTACACCCCAACAGTGGGTGCTGCATGCGAAAATTTCTCTAATATTTATCGCCGTGCTCGCGGATTGATTATCTCTTATCCAAACCGGGAACATATTGAAGATATGCTCAATAACGCTTCTCGTAACAAAGTTAAAGTGATTGTTGTTACCGATGGCGAACGTATTCTCGGGTTAGGTGATCAGGGTATTGGCGGCATGGGTATTCCCATTGGTAAGCTTGCACTTTATACCGCGTGTGGTGGTATTAGCCCTGCTTATTGTTTACCTGTTGTGCTTGATGTCGGTACGAATAATCCACAACGACTTTCTGACCCAATGTATATGGGTTGGCGACATCCTCGTGTTAGCAAGCAAGATTATAACGCCTTTGTAGACGAGTTTATTCAAGCTGTAAAAAGTCGTTGGCCAGAAGCATTAATACAGTTTGAAGATTTTGCTCAGAAAAATGCCATGCCTTTGCTTGAGCGTTACAAAGATGAAGTCTGTTGCTTTAATGATGATATTCAAGGTACCGCCGCGGTATCTGTTGGTTCGCTATTGGCAGCATGCAAAGCGGCAAAATCTAAAATAAGTGAACAACGTATTGCGTTTTTAGGCGCGGGTTCTGCGGGGTGTGGTATCGCCGAAGCGATTATCGCTCAAATGGTATCCGAAGGGGTGAGCGACGAGCAAGCTCGTTCACAAGTATTTATGGTTGACCGTTGGGGTATATTAACCGACGACATGCCTAACCTCTTAGACTTCCAGAAAAAACTGGTCCAAAAACGCGCGGTTCTTAATGAATGGGATACGGAAGGCAATGATGTATCGCTCTTCGAAGTAATGAAGAATGGGAAACCAACGGTGCTTATCGGTGTATCCGGTGCGCCAGGCTTGTTTAGCGAAGACATCATTACAGAGATGCATAAACACTGTAAACGCCCTATTGTGTTCCCGCTGTCTAATCCAACAAGTCGTGTTGAAGCTCTACCCGAAGATATCTTACGTTGGACAAATGGCGAGGCACTCGTAGCGACGGGTAGCCCATTTGATCCTGTTGTTATTGGTGACAAAACCTACCCAATTGCGCAGTGCAATAATAGCTATATATTCCCAGGTATCGGTTTGGGTGTATTGGCAGCAAGAGCTCGCCGCGTAACCGACGAGATGTTAATGGAGTCTAGTCGTGCGTTAGCGGAATGTTCACCGCTGGCCATTAATGGTAAAGGCGCACTCTTACCGCCATTGGAAGAAATCCGCGATGTGTCGATTAAAATCGCATTTGCGGTTGCGAAAAAAGCAATGGAGCAAGGCGTCGCG
- a CDS encoding M14 family metallopeptidase encodes MNEFYPIGNKGQKWGESEKAEWLKQTSTKRSYQDEVVTKIVALADRFLVDQYGLLQYGLLKNGEKTFPLYVLKSLNWDPSKPTVLITGGVHGYETSGVQGALLFLETEAHRYQDNFNILAVPCVSPWGYEVINRWNALAIDPNRSFYPETPAPESAQLLKLVEKYRDSIVVHFDLHETTDSDETEFRRALAARDGVEFIPCNIPDGFYTVGDTENPQSGFQRAVIESVRLVTHIADADNEGNIIGSPITQNGVINYPMKQLGLCGGMTNGMFTTTTEVYPDSDKVTNDDCNKAQVAAISGGLDYVSDWVSKNELY; translated from the coding sequence ATGAACGAATTTTATCCCATTGGTAACAAAGGCCAAAAATGGGGCGAGTCAGAAAAAGCAGAGTGGCTTAAGCAAACCAGTACAAAGAGAAGTTACCAAGATGAAGTGGTCACCAAAATTGTTGCTTTAGCCGACCGCTTTCTGGTCGATCAATATGGTTTATTGCAATATGGCTTATTGAAAAATGGTGAAAAAACGTTCCCACTTTATGTTTTAAAAAGCCTTAATTGGGATCCAAGTAAACCAACTGTATTGATTACGGGTGGTGTTCATGGCTATGAAACCAGCGGTGTACAGGGGGCATTATTATTTTTGGAAACGGAAGCGCACCGCTATCAGGATAATTTTAACATTCTTGCGGTACCATGCGTTAGCCCGTGGGGTTATGAAGTCATTAATCGCTGGAACGCCTTGGCTATCGACCCTAATCGCTCGTTTTATCCAGAGACCCCCGCGCCAGAATCAGCGCAACTTCTAAAACTTGTCGAAAAATACAGGGACTCGATCGTCGTGCATTTTGATCTTCATGAGACGACGGACAGTGACGAAACGGAATTCCGTAGGGCTTTAGCCGCAAGGGATGGCGTTGAGTTTATCCCGTGTAATATTCCAGATGGATTCTACACGGTAGGGGATACTGAGAATCCGCAATCAGGTTTTCAACGCGCCGTTATCGAATCAGTGAGGCTTGTCACTCATATAGCCGACGCGGATAATGAGGGAAATATCATTGGGTCACCTATCACTCAAAATGGCGTGATTAACTACCCAATGAAACAGCTTGGTTTGTGTGGCGGTATGACCAATGGCATGTTTACCACGACAACCGAGGTGTATCCTGACAGTGATAAGGTGACAAACGACGATTGCAATAAGGCCCAAGTTGCGGCGATTTCTGGTGGTTTGGATTATGTGTCGGATTGGGTGAGTAAGAATGAACTATATTAA